A region of the Streptococcus suis genome:
ATGTGGAAGAAGGAACCGTCACGTTTTTCAACTTTATCTGTCGCTACAAGGGCACCACGGCTGTCACGGTAGCTGGTCCCCAAAATCATGCCCTGGTTAAAGAGTTTTTGGAAGGGCTCTTTGGTCGGCACAACGCCGATATCATAGAGGAACTTGTGCCAGAAGCGAGCGTAGAGCAGGTGAAGGACTGCGTGCTCAGCACCACCGATGTAGATGTCCACTGGCAACCAAGCTTTGAGAAGCTCCTCGTCTGCCAATTTCTCATCGTTGTGCGGGTCGATGTAGCGGAGGTAGTACCAGCTAGAGCCCGCCCATTGTGGCATGGTGTTGGTCTCACGGCGACCTTTAACACCGTCTTCACGCACCACTTCCAACCAGTCTGTCAGGTTAGCAAGCGGTGATTCGCCTGTACCTGAAGGCTTGATGTCTGAGGTTTTTGGCAATACCAGAGGTAACTCATTTTCTGGTACTGCTGTGGAAGTGCCATCTTCCCAGTGGATGATTGGAATTGGCTCACCCCAATAACGCTGACGGCTGAAGAGCCAGTCACGGAGGCGGTAAGAAATTTTCTCCTGACCGACACCATTTTCTTCCAGCCAAGCTACCATTTGGGCAATAGCTTCTTCCTTGTTAAGACCATCTAGGAAATCAGAATTGATATGGGCACCATCCTCTGTGTAAGGAGCTTCTTCTACATTGCCACCTTCCAGAACTGGAATGATGTCCAAGCCAAACTGCTTGGCAAATTCCCAGTCACGCTCATCATGAGCGGGAACGGCCATGATAGCACCTGTTCCGTAACTTGCCAGCACATAGTCCGCAATCCAGATTGGAATTTCTTTGTTATTAACAGGGTTGATGGCGTAGGCACCAGTCCAAACACCTGTCTTGTCTTTAGCCAAGTCAGTACGAGCCAGGTCTGATTTGAGAGAGGCTTGGCGTTTGTATTCTGCCACAGCTTCTGCTTGTTCAGCTGATGTGATACTATCTACCAAGTCATGCTCAGGAGCAAGAACTGCATAGGTGGCACCGAAAAGGGTGTCAGGACGAGTTGTAAAGACTGTGAAGTCCTTGTCTGTGTCCTTGATCTTGAAGGTCACATTGGCACCAGTTGACTTACCAATCCAGTTGCGTTGCATATCCTTAATAGACTCTGGCCAATCAACATCATCTAGGTCGTTGAGCAAGCGTTCTGCGTAGGCAGTGATTTTCAACATCCATTGACGCATTGGCTTGCGGACAACGGGGTAGCCACCACGTTCAGACGTTCCGTCAGGAAGGACCTCTTCGTTGGCGATAGCTGTTCCCAATTCTTCTACCCAGTTGACAGGCACTTCTGCCTCGTAGGCGAGGCCTTTTTCATATAACTTGGTGAAAATCCACTGAGTCCACTTGTAGTAGTTAGGGTCTGTCGTATTGACCTCGCGGTCCCAGTCGTAAGAAAAGCCAAGGGCGTTAATCTGACGTTTGAAGTTGGCAATATTTTCCGCCGTAAAGTCAGCTGGGTCATTACCTGTGTCCATAGCGTATTGCTCTGCTGGCAAACCAAAGGCATCCCAACCCATTGGGTGAAGAACGTTGTAGCCCTGGGCACGCTTGTAACGACTGAGAATGTCCGTCGCAGTATAGCCCTCAGGGTGACCAACGTGCAAGCCCGCACCAGACGGATAAGGGAACATATCTAGGGCGTAAAAGTTTGGCTTGTCCGCATCTGTTCCCGTCTTAAAAGTGTGATTTTTCGCCCAAAATTCCTGCCATTTGGGCTCGATTTCCTTGTGATTGTAGAATCTCATGTCATTTCTCCATGTCAATAAATTATCTTTACTATTATATCATGAAATTAGGAAAGAAAAAAGCAGGATAATAAAAACCTGCTAACAGAGAAAGATTACTTCTTGCGTTCCACACTTGCATTTGGAATGTTTTTCGCAAAAAATTCTGCTGACTGTTTATCAAAAAATGGTCCTGCAATCTGGTTTCCAAATTGGTCCACCACAATCCATTCTTGCATAATGCTCACCTCCCTTCGCATCATTTATAAATCGTCTAGAGATAGTTTACCTGTTCGCAAATCACATTCAATATCCTTAGCAAATTTCTCTGTTAGACGCTGACGATTGTACAATTCTTTTACCCGCCGTGTGACATCTAAACAGATGATTTCACCACCATCATCTATTTCTACTTCTATTTTTCCTGGGCGATAAATCGTCCAGTTACCATTTCCTTTTCCCAACTCTCTGACAAAAAATCCTTCTGGCCGCCATTTATTTAGTACAAATTTCAGCGTCCCCTGATCCGCGAATGATACACGCGGTGTAAAAACAACTTTCGTTACCTTCATGGCTTCTCCCTAGTTAGCATTGTAACCAAAAACTCTCGTCCGCAAGGTTTCCTTCCACCAAGCTTCACGAGCTAAGATGAGATGATCATCTACTTTTCCATTATAATTTTCTAAAAGGCTATATTGAAAATTGGTCTTGATATAGTCAAAACCTTCATCCTTAATTAGTTGACGTAATTCTTTATTACCTCCGTGACCATTATTGACATAGGATTGCCAACGCGACAAAAGCATGCCGCTATCACCGGTCGCAGAACCAACATAATGCTTGCCCGTTTGTCTATCTGTCAATAAATAGACAGCCTTTTGATTGCCAAGGGCTGTTAACCAATCCTGCTTTTGCAGTCGGAAGATACTATCCAGTTGGTAATAAGATAGACGGATATTATCATAACCAGGAAAGTCATCCCCCGTCCAAGGTGTAGGAAGCAGTTCTCGAATAACGATGTCCTTTGCAGAACGTTCAAAATAACGCACCGTTGAAATTCCAACTTTAAAATCAATAATCAGGCGATCGAAATAAGCAGCAAACTCCTCCTGCACCTTTCCTTCATAAGACTTCCCAGAGATGACAGGTAGCTGTTCTGTTATTTCCTTCACCGTTGTTAATAACCATTTATTGTGACCGACTTTAATAAAGTTGATCACAATCTCTCCAACACGAAAATAGTTTTTTCCTTCTGGATTGTAAAAAATATTCCAATTATTTACTTGTTCCTTGTCCGCTAGATAGTAGGACTTAGTATAATCCACACTACCTTCCCAGACATGGAAACGTAGCTTTACTTTGGGTAAGGCTTCATCAGAAAAATGAAATAAATCTTTTAAGGTCAAAGTGTTCATCAGTTTCTCCTTTACCTATGGGTTAAGTATTGACTGGTAAGTCAATACTTGGTATACGTAGTATATCAAGGCAAATTCTTCTCTCTAAACGATAAACCTTCCTAAAGTTACGTAAGAACCAACACAAAAAAGGATAATTGCATTCTACCGAGTAGGTTGCAACTTATCCTTTTTCATATTATTCACCCAGAACCGAATCCACAATGACTTCAAAATCCGTCCGTTCATCACGCGCCTTGATGCCAGCCTTGACATCAAGAACATAGTCCGTGATAATACCGTCAACTTCCGAATTGACAAAGCGTTGGATGGATTCTTCCGTATTGACTGTCCAGACGATAACTTTCTTGCCTTGGGCTTTTAGGTCGGCAACCTTTTCTGGACTAGCTTCTGCCTCTTCCATAATCAGATAATCGCCCTGCAAATCTTCTGTCTGACCGATGGAGAAGTAATAGAGATAACCAGACACCATCTCAGGATAGGTTTCTTCGATGTAGGTAATCAGCTTGTAGTCCAAGGACAGCAGAGCCACTTCCTCTTCAACACCATAGGCCTTGACCATGGCAACAATGTCATCCACCATTTGCTTATCTGCTGTTTTCCCCTTCAGTTCGATAAAGAGGCCGATCTTGCCTTTACTTGCTTCGATAACCTCCTCAATCGTGGGAACAGGCTGAGCTGGACGGCTACTGTCAAAAGCATCCGCAACCTGCAAGCTCTGGATTTCAGCCAGAGTCATCTGGCTAGAGCTACGGCTGTCGCCAGCAACACGCTTGAAATCACCGTCATGATTGAGGACATAGTGACCGTCTTTGGTCCGTTGAATATCAATCTCAGACCAAGCCACCCCTTCCTCCGCAGCCGCTAAAATACCTGCAATCGTATTTTCAGCACCCAGGTCACCTCCACCACGGTGGGCGACTAAGGCAATCTCACGATTCACACGGAAAATCGTGTCAAAATGCTGCACCAACAAGTAAGCAAAGCAAAAATTTCCTGCCAAGATAAAGAGAATCAAACCGGTCACCCAAAACTTGGTACGCAGGCGAATGGTCGGTAGAATATCCTCCCGCCACTTACTGGCCTTGGTCGAAAGAGGAACCGCTACAGTACGTCCCTCAGCCTCTTCGTAATCATAAAAGGCATCCGTCACTCGATAAATCATCATCGGCGGAAAGAGGAAGGTCAGAAAGCTGACAATATCCACGACTACAAGGAGGATAAACAAGAGATACAAACGACTTTGATTGGTCTGCTCTGCCTGACTGACCAAAACATAGGCAAGTAGGGCTACCAAGGCAACAAGGAGAGGGACAAAGTAGACAAGGCCATTTTTCACAAAAATCCCGACAAGTCGCTTGATGAGCGCTCGACCGTATTTCTTTGTCAAATCAAGAGAGGAGCGAATAGCTGAACCAATCGTTTTCCCACCAATGAGGACATAGTGGAAGGTGAATATCAGTCGATAGCTCAGATAGGTCAAAACCAAGAGTACCCCTGCATAAAGTGACAGGTAAAGAGGATTGGCATAAATCACCGAAGTGATAAAGTTGGGAATCTGGAACTGCTTCATGGGGCCAATGGTGACACCCAAGCCCAAGAGCGGGAAAATCAAGGACACATAGACCATGAGCAATAGACCAGCTGGACTAAAGAGGGACTTGAGGGAGGTCAAGCCCAGCCAGAGCATGTGCCGAGCAGTCATTTCAATCTTTTCTTCCTTTACAAGAGCACTGGTCAAGATAAAGGTGTTGATATCTAAGCCAATCAAAATCACCATCATGACTAGGGTTGCCAAAAGGAAACCAACTCCTTGGAAGCTCAAGAGAAAGGATATATAGTCACCACTGGAAATCCCTGTCCGCCCAGATAAGGCTAAAAAAGTATCAATGGCAAAGGAATACAAGGGATAAATAACCAGAGCCAACAGCCCCTTACTAAGCAATTGGTATTTGGTAAAGAGCCAGACGATCCGACCACGAAAAGCCCAACTGGTTGAAACCTTCTTTCCTGTTTTCATATCTCCTCCGAAAAACATTTTTTGTTATTGTACCATAATTAATATTCTGGAACAATGTCGACTAGAGAGGGCTATTCCCCACAAGAAAAAGGGAGTGGGAAAGAACTCGACTAGTCAAAAAAAGAGTTCGTCTTCCCACCCCCGCACAGTTGATTAGGTCAGATTTGGAGTGTGAAATACGAACAAATCTGCCAATCAACCACTGCGCTGAGATGTTGACACGAACTCTAAGAAGCGAGGCTGGACTTTATGCCCAGCTTCTTTGTCTGTTTTACCAAATAATCACGCGGTCTTCTTTTGCACGCCACATGCCGTCGCCTTCTTGAACGCCAAACGTTTCATGGAATTCATCGAAGTTTGGCAACTGGATGTTGGTGCGTAGGTGACCTGGTGCGTGGACATCCACACTAGCCAACATCTGCATGAACTCAGGACGGGCCTTCATCCGCCAGATGCGAGCAAAGTTGGTGAAAAACTCTTCTGCGGAGAAGTCGTCCTCCGACTTCGCTGCTTCTAAGGCTGCTGCAATCCCACCAAGGTCGGCAATATTTTCTGACACGGTCAATTTACCATTGATTTTGGCACCGTAAGAATCCTGACCCTCAAACTGGTCGATGACCTGCTGGGTACGGGCCTCAAAGGCTGCATAATCTTCCTCTGTCCACCAGTTATTGAGACTACCATTCTCATCAAAGGAGGCACCGTTTGAGTCAAAGGCATGGGAAATCTCGTGGGCAATAACCGCACCGATACCGCCGTAGTTAGCTGATGAAGACTGCTCCAGAGAGTAGAATGGCGCCTGCAAAATGGCTGCTGGAAAGACAATCAAGTTCTTCTGTGGATTGTAGTAGGCGTTGACCATGTGAGCTGGCATGCCCCATTCCTTAATGTCCACAGGCTTGTTCCACTTGCTCCAACCATGAGCGATGTCAATCTTGTTTAGCTCAATGGCATTTTCCACCAAGGACTTGCTTGGGTCAATAATCTTCTTATAATAACGCTCTGGCAAGGCTTCTGGGTAGCCGATGTAAGGCTTGATGACATTAAGTTTGACAATGGCTTTGTCACGCGTCTCTTGAGCCAACCAATCTGCCGTTTCCAAGCGAGATTTATACACCTCAATCATCTTGGCAACCTTGGCTTCCACATCCGCCTTAGCCTCTGGTGAGAATTTTTCCCCTGCATACCAGAGCCCCAAGGCCTGACTAAAGAAACCTTGAGCAAGGTTGTAGGCTGCCTTTTCCCTATTCTGAGCCTGCGGCGTACCAGAAAGGGCACGAGAATAAGCTCCGTCCAAAATCCGAATCTCGTCTGATAGGAAAGAGGTATAGGAACGAGTCGCCGCAAATACCAAACCAGCCTTGAGCAAGTCCCAGTTTTCAGGACTGTAAATCTCATTAGCCGCCTGCCAGAAACGCTCCTCTGGAACGATAATCTTATCAGGCACCTGTCCTAAAAGTTCCTCAAAGAAAGCTGTCAAAGGCAGGTTTGGTACCAAGGCCGCAAATTCTTCCCATTTGTATGGATGATAGAGCTTGGCATACTCTGACCCCTCTTCGTTTGACAGAACATATTTAGCTACAATTGCATCCAAGGCCAAGACCTTATCCAAGAGCTCTGCAATTTCTTCATCGCTGAAACCAAACTTAGGCAAGAGAGCTTCCTGACACTCTCGCCAAGTCTTGAGCAGTGCAGCTCCCTTCTCATGCCCGTCAGCATAGTAGGTCGTATCCGGCAAAATGGTCGCTATGCCATAGGCCCAAAGCACATTGGTCTGGGCATCCATAAAGTCAGGCGACACCCCAAAAGGCATGAAGTTTGGCTTACCTGCCAACTCATATTCTGCCAACTTGCTGGTGAATTCTTCGAAAGAGTTGAGTGCCTTGTACTCTGCAATCAAGGCTTGTGCTGGTTTTGCCCCCAAACGGTCACGGGTTTCATAGTCAGCTACTTGTTTGTGAAAAGCCACAAAGTTTTGCAAAACGCTATCTTCTGGGACATCTTCTCCCGCCAACCAAGCGTTTGTCGTGTCAATCATGAGCTTTTCAATCTCGTCCGCCAGGTCTGAGAAACCACCTGTTCTTGGCTTATCGTCTGGAATCACGGCTGTTTTTGCCCATTCACCATTGACGTATTCGTAAAAATCATCTTGTAAACGTGTCATTGATTTTTCTCCTTTGTCTTTCTTAATGACTATAATAACAAAAAATTCTGACAATTTCACTTATCAGGTGACCATGACCAAGTATTTTTTAGAATAATACTCGAACAAACCACAAGAAGGCTGACAACGGCACAGGTCCCTGACATGGTTAAATCCAGTTGATTGGCCACTAAAAAACCTAGCACAACCGTTAAAATAGCGATACCTTGCCCTAAAAGAAGCAATTGCCAGAAGGATTTGACCCAACGTAGGGCAGCCATACTTGGTGCCACCAAGAAAACAATAACAGTCATCGAGCCAATCGCTTCAAAGGCCAGAACAGTGGTTAAGGAAACTAGAATCAAAATAACCATTTCTAAAATCCTTGTTCGTAAGCCAGACAAACGAGCATGGTTGCTGTCAAATAGGTGCACTTGTAAACGATGGTAAGCCCAAACAAAAAATAGAACAATAACCAACCAAACCAAACTCGACTTGACCAGACTAACAGGGAGTGACCAGGCTAGAACATCCATACGATGGAGCGGAGCAAAAAGTACTTCCCCCTGCAAAACCAGATCCACATCCAAGTGAACATTGCGAGCAAAAAGAGAAATAAGCAAAACCGCCACCGCAAAAAAGAAAGAAAAAACTAGACCTGTTGCGGCATCATGCGCTATCTTTCGACTATGCAGACGGTCAATGGCAAGAACCGATAATAACCCAAACAGACTGGCACCAACTATTAGCAATGGCGAATCCAAACTATGACTAATAAAAAATCCCAGAACAATCCCAAGCAAGACAGAATGCGATAGCGCATCTGCCAACATTGATTGATTTTTTACAACCAGTATCGAGCCGAGCAAGCCACAAGAACTAGCAATAACCATCAAAATGAGTAATACTTCAAACACGACCATTCTCCTTTCTGACATAGGTAACATACACAAATGCAGACAGGGTCAGACCTGTCAGACAGACGATAATAGTCGGTCCGGTCGACAAACCAGATACACTGGAGCTAATCCAGGTCCCTACGAAAGCCGACCCAATTGCAACGATTCCTGCCAGTAACAGACTCTTATGATACGATTTTCCCAGCATCAAGCCAAAGACAGCTGGTGCAATCAAAAAACTACTCATCAAAATAGCTCCGACTAGCTTTAATCCTACTGCAATTAGGCAAATCATCAAAAACATCGTCAACTGCTGCAAGTACCTTACACGAACACCAATAACCCTTGCAAAAGTTTGATCAAACAGATATAGCTTATAGTCTTGATAAAAGAAAGCAAACAATGCCAAAGCCAATAGTGAAATAATTCCGATGAGTATCACATCATCCAGCTGAATAAAGGCTGCCTGTCCAAATAGATAGGTTTGCAATCCAGCTTGGGAAGCCCCTGCAAAGGCTTCATTTCCCTGAATAGCATTTTTCAAGACCATTCCCAAACCAAAGAAAGAAGCAGACACCAATGAAAGGGCATTGACTAGACTGTGACCACCTTTTCGACGCAGCCAATGGACAAGTGCATAAGAAAGGTAGCCTGACAACACTGCTCCTAACAGCAAGTAGAGAGGATGTCGCGACTGAAAAATCATGAAAGAGACAATCACTCCAGGATAAGAAGCATGCCCCAGAGCATCCCCAAGCAAACTCTGTTTAGTAAGAACAGATATACTTCCGATAGTGCTGGCTGCTACAGCTAGGCTGACGGTCCCTAAAGCAACTGTCCAGAAAGAATACTCTTTGAAAACCTCAAACATGACTGCCTCCTTTGGCATTTCCTAAAAACAGCCCATTTCCTATGCCGTAGGTCGCCTGATAATTCTCACTTGTCAAAGTCTCATCCATCGGACCAGAGTCAATCACATGCTTATGAAGCCAGACAAGGTGATCAAAGTAGGCATCCAGCGTCGTTAAGTCATGATGAATGACAATGGAAGTTTTCCCTTCACATTGGAACTCCTTGAGCATATCCATGATCATGATTTCTGTTGCCTGATCAATCCCTGCCAGAGGCTCATCCATAAGATACAATTCTGCTTCTTGTGCCAGGGCTCTGGCTAGAAAGACCCGCTGACGCTGCCCGCCTGAAAGCTGATCAATCTGACGATGGCGTAAATCCGCAATTTTTAACCGTTCTAGAGCCTGCTCAACAATCTGTCTATCAGCCTTAGTCGATCTTCTAAACATTCCCTTACTATGAGCGAAGCGTCCCATCAGAACAATTTCAAAAACTGTTGCAGGAAATTGCCAGTTTACTTGACTGGATTGGGGAATATAGGCTACTTTTTGAGCAATCAACCTCTCTAGACCTGCCTCCTGACCAAGCAAGCGAACCTGCCCTGTGTCAGGTTTTTCCAACCCCAAAATGACCTTGAATAGACTAGACTTCCCAGCACCATTCGGCCCAACAATAGCCGTCCGACTCCCTCTGGGAATCACCAAATTGACATTTTCTAAAGCCATGGTCTGGCTGGCTGAATATGCTAAATTGACATCTTTTAATTCAATGATTGCTGACATATTTCCTCCTATTTTTTAAAATGATATACCTCATTCATACTCAATGAAAATCAAAATCGGACCAACCTACCAAGTTGAGAAAGTCGATAAGATTAAGATACCGTACCAACAAATTGCTGGCAAACCCTATACATCGCTTATTTCAACACATCAGTACATGAATTTGATTTTCGTAGAGCACCAATGCTTCCTTCAATCGTATGTTTATAAATCTGTTAAAAACGGTCCAAAAACGGAAAGAACTCGACCTAGACCGAGTCCTTTTTACTACTCATTTGAAATCCCTATTCACGCACAGACTACTGATGCTGTGAACCAAGATCATCGAGGTCTACAAACAGTATTTCTAGTCAAGGACCTCAATAACTGGTGTGATTTGCTACTAACGCCTATCCTCCCCCAAGCGTTGCCACCTCCAATAGAAAGAGTCCTATACCGCTTGTGCTCGAAACAATTGATTGTCCCTCATATCGGTACCTATCAACTCTATCTTTGGTAATATCTCTAGTCTTCATTGAATAGTAAGTCCGTTGGATTTGTACTATTTCAGATATTTAACCATCAGTTTAACATTATGTTTGTACATGTCGATAAAGGTATCCCCTTCCTCGCCTTCTGGTGCCAAGGAATCTGAGAACAACTCCTTACCTTCGCCAGTAACAACTTCAACCTGACCGCCTTTGGCTTTTACTGCCTCTTGCAATTTCTCCATGCGTTCTGGATTAGTTGTAGACTCTGTAAAGATAGCCTTGATATTATGGTCAATGATTAGGTTAACTGTCTCAATCATGTCACTGTTAGCCACTTCTGAGTCGGTGCTCACGCCTTGAGGAGCATAGAGAGTGAAGTCATAACTAGCAGCAAAGTAATTAAAGGCATCATGTGGTGTTACCAAATAGCGACTTTCTTTTGGAATCACACTTAATTCTTTTTCTACCCAGGCATGCAAATCATCTAGCTGCGCTTGGTATTTTTCTGCATTTTTCTGAATCATCTCAGCTTTAGCAGGTAAGAGTTTTTGTAGTTCCTCTGAAGCTACAGCTACAGCTGACTTGTACAAGGGAATTGAAAACCAGAAGTGCGGATCGACAATCTCTTCTCCATCCTCATCCATCGTATTCAAGTCTTTTGCATTAAAGTTTTTAGAAACAGCTACTCCGGTCTTCTCCAAAGCTTCAACCATTTTACCTTCAAAGTGCAAACCGTGGTAGAGAACAAGGTCAGCCTTTTGTAATTTTGATAAATCACTAGATTTGGCTACGTACAAATGAGGGTCTTCTCCTGCTGGAATCAGCAAATCACGTTCCACCTCATCACCCGCCAACTGATAGACCATGTCATCGAGGAAGGAAGTAGTCACAGCCACTCTTGGCTTACTAGAGCCTTCTGTGGTTTGCGATGGACGACAAGCTCCTAGCCCTATTAGGGACAATAGCAGAGCAAAACTGAACAATATTTTCTTCATATAGGTTCTCCTTTTATTTTTATTAAGCATACCTAACTATATAATTAGATTAAGCTAAAAAATTCATTTTGTCAACTGATTTTTAAATTTTTTGATATAATAGTTTCAGTAGAAAGCGAGTTCTCATGACACCAAACAAAGAAGATTACCTAAAATGTATTTATGAACTGGGTCAATTAGACCAAAAAATTACCAATAAACTCATCGCAGAGAAGATGGCCTTCTCCGCACCAGCCGTTTCCGAAATGCTCAAAAAAATGGTAGCCGAAGAGCTCATTTCTAAGGATACCAAGGCAGGTTATCTCCTCAGCCAAACTGCCCTTGAAATGGTAGCCAGCCTCTATCGCAAACACCGCTTGATTGAGGTATTCTTAGTTGAGCAACTTGGCTACTCTCCAGAAGAAGTACATGAAGAGGCTGAGATTTTAGAACACACCGTTTCAGATCACTTTATCAACCGCCTAGACCTGCTACTGGAACAGCCTCAAACTTGTCCTCACGGGGGAAGCATTCCTCAAGCAGGACAACCGCTCATCGAACGCTACCAGACACGGCTGTCACAGCTAACTGAGACAGGGAACTACCAGCTTGTCCGTATCCATGACTTCTATCAACTCCTTCAGTACTTGGAACAACATGAATTAGCTGTCGGCGACTTACTAACCGTCACAGCCTTCGACCAGTTTGCCCAGACCATCACCATCCAGTACAAGGACAAAGAGCTCGCCATCCCAACAGCCATCGCTCAACAATTATTCATCGAAAAAAGCAATCGCCCAGCCTAATAAGCTGAGCGATTATTTTTTCTTCCAATTACGGATAATAGATCTGGTTGCAAAAAACACTTGCCCTAGGATATATACCAAACCCAAAAAAGAACCTAGATAAAAACAGCCCAAGAGAAAGTGTGGATGAAAGGTTAGAGGTTGCAGGACAAACATGAGAATCCCTACCAAGCCCCACCGCATGCCCCAGGTCATCTTTCTCTGAATCAACCATTCCAGTCTATCTTCTCCAACTGAACTCCTGGTTTCCAGATACTCTTGATTAAGGTCTTGAAAAAATTTTCTCATATTTCTGCCCACCTCTGCACTTGATAGTTAGCAATTATAAAATTGCTGGTTTCCTCTTAGTATACAGGCATTTCCCAAAAATGTCTACTGTCAATTTTTATCCACCAACCTGCACCAAACCAAATAAAATTTGGAGGAATAAAATGGAGGCATTATAGAAGCTATGTGCAAGGATAGTATCCGTCATTCGTCTATTGCACATATACAGACAGCCCAGATAAGCCCCTGTGATAAAGTGACCTAAAAATGCCACTGAAAAGCTCCAAGTATGACAATAGGCAAATAGAAGGGCAGAAAATACGATGACTATTTGAGGATGCTTAGGAAAATACTGGGCTGTCTTTTCTAACAAAATTCCTCTGTAAAGAAATTCTTCTAAAACTGGAGCAAACAAGACAACTGAGAGAGCCATCACCCAAAAATTGTCCGAATTTAACTGATTGACTATATCCAAGGCGTTAGAATCACTAGGGCTAAGACCCAAATACTGCCAAAGGAGGTTCAGGCCAGTTTCTCCAGTAAATACCAGTGCTGTCATTCCGACTATTTTTAAAACATTCAGCTT
Encoded here:
- a CDS encoding CPBP family intramembrane metalloprotease; its protein translation is MKIIKSIGLAVGTLLLTLLIQFPVYVGITAFQENVLLKLAVMIGLGLAILALLSVIRRGMMKHQVFSREKLNVLKIVGMTALVFTGETGLNLLWQYLGLSPSDSNALDIVNQLNSDNFWVMALSVVLFAPVLEEFLYRGILLEKTAQYFPKHPQIVIVFSALLFAYCHTWSFSVAFLGHFITGAYLGCLYMCNRRMTDTILAHSFYNASILFLQILFGLVQVGG
- a CDS encoding metal transporter is translated as MKKILFSFALLLSLIGLGACRPSQTTEGSSKPRVAVTTSFLDDMVYQLAGDEVERDLLIPAGEDPHLYVAKSSDLSKLQKADLVLYHGLHFEGKMVEALEKTGVAVSKNFNAKDLNTMDEDGEEIVDPHFWFSIPLYKSAVAVASEELQKLLPAKAEMIQKNAEKYQAQLDDLHAWVEKELSVIPKESRYLVTPHDAFNYFAASYDFTLYAPQGVSTDSEVANSDMIETVNLIIDHNIKAIFTESTTNPERMEKLQEAVKAKGGQVEVVTGEGKELFSDSLAPEGEEGDTFIDMYKHNVKLMVKYLK
- a CDS encoding metal-dependent transcriptional regulator, giving the protein MTPNKEDYLKCIYELGQLDQKITNKLIAEKMAFSAPAVSEMLKKMVAEELISKDTKAGYLLSQTALEMVASLYRKHRLIEVFLVEQLGYSPEEVHEEAEILEHTVSDHFINRLDLLLEQPQTCPHGGSIPQAGQPLIERYQTRLSQLTETGNYQLVRIHDFYQLLQYLEQHELAVGDLLTVTAFDQFAQTITIQYKDKELAIPTAIAQQLFIEKSNRPA
- a CDS encoding zinc ABC transporter permease, with the translated sequence MFEVFKEYSFWTVALGTVSLAVAASTIGSISVLTKQSLLGDALGHASYPGVIVSFMIFQSRHPLYLLLGAVLSGYLSYALVHWLRRKGGHSLVNALSLVSASFFGLGMVLKNAIQGNEAFAGASQAGLQTYLFGQAAFIQLDDVILIGIISLLALALFAFFYQDYKLYLFDQTFARVIGVRVRYLQQLTMFLMICLIAVGLKLVGAILMSSFLIAPAVFGLMLGKSYHKSLLLAGIVAIGSAFVGTWISSSVSGLSTGPTIIVCLTGLTLSAFVYVTYVRKENGRV
- a CDS encoding metal ABC transporter ATP-binding protein, encoding MSAIIELKDVNLAYSASQTMALENVNLVIPRGSRTAIVGPNGAGKSSLFKVILGLEKPDTGQVRLLGQEAGLERLIAQKVAYIPQSSQVNWQFPATVFEIVLMGRFAHSKGMFRRSTKADRQIVEQALERLKIADLRHRQIDQLSGGQRQRVFLARALAQEAELYLMDEPLAGIDQATEIMIMDMLKEFQCEGKTSIVIHHDLTTLDAYFDHLVWLHKHVIDSGPMDETLTSENYQATYGIGNGLFLGNAKGGSHV